One window from the genome of Roseisolibacter agri encodes:
- a CDS encoding Eco57I restriction-modification methylase domain-containing protein, translating into MRLALAAQLLADARSLPALLPIARAAGFASAPLTLPHDTRRTLGIDEAIITRARLVVGPGALRALLATVPARTPLRDAARTLASRLALHAAHERWLLLLVRDDGGALAVAAWTPVANRPPRLHALLCDPRDVRDSDAETLRTLLAHAPAPSATDVDALLAHQRWLDVLGRDRLGTRFYHALARTVATLADAATATVPDADARADLALLHTTRCLFLAFLEAKGWLDGDPAFLAHRFDACMANGGDFHRRVLRPLFFGTLNTPRSRRAPVARAFGRIPFLNGGLFAPTALERRHRRLHLDDAALGTLVHDLLASHRFTAREDAAAWSEAAVDPEMLGRAFESLMHARDRRATGAFYTPQAMVERVTSAGLRTALLAPPPRGHDALPPTLVDASLAGHDVASDPRAATLRRRVLALRALDPACGSGAFLVHALERLADLLATAGDARPLADLRRALLTHTIFGVDRNTTAVWLAELRLWLSVVIEADVDDPLRVPPLPNLDHNVRVGDALALPTGLALPADATWGGAPWGSGAPVRAGGALATQRARYARCTGARKRAAARALDDAERARALATLDRALLALRHERRELLAAARARDLFGDRRPPSTRDRERLLALRRAIRAATRHRRAIADGAALPFGFGWHFGDAAAASGFDLVVGNPPWVRPHAIPAAERDALRATYACARDAAWRTGAALAGAGMGFGSQVDLAAPFVERSLALLRPGGALSLLVPAKLWRALAGGGLRTLLAREAELHALEDWTEAPAAFDAATYPSLVVATRRASHDDATPARETHLPHVAIRVHRRAGIAESRLAPHALALDADPASPWLLLPRDVRAAFDRLRAAGPPLGATSLARATLGVKCGCNDAFLVDVEPGDGPLATVHARGRTGTVERGLLRPALRGEDLARGSDAPLTNSIVWTHCDDGAPLPTLPPRALRWLAPWRARLAARSDARSSRAWWTLFRTHGADARRPRVAWADLARTPLPRLMPAGDPTVPLNSCYVASFDDPRDARAFATLLAAPPLVAWLGALAEPARGGFRRHLAWTVALLPVPADWRAARDLLADAWTATPGARTLAVCAAYGIPPHALAPLLAWDAGLVHADALPHDDDAMRAARMVRERHATHAASCRR; encoded by the coding sequence GTGCGCCTCGCCCTCGCCGCCCAGCTGCTCGCCGACGCCCGCTCGCTGCCCGCGCTCCTCCCCATCGCGCGCGCCGCCGGCTTCGCGTCCGCCCCGCTCACGCTCCCCCACGACACGCGCCGCACGCTCGGCATCGACGAGGCGATAATCACCCGCGCGCGCCTCGTCGTCGGGCCGGGCGCGCTCCGCGCGCTGCTCGCCACGGTGCCGGCGCGCACGCCGCTCCGCGACGCCGCGCGCACCCTCGCCTCACGCCTCGCGCTCCACGCGGCGCACGAGCGCTGGCTCCTGCTCCTCGTGCGCGACGACGGCGGTGCGCTCGCGGTCGCGGCCTGGACGCCGGTCGCGAACCGCCCGCCGCGCCTCCATGCCCTCCTCTGCGACCCGCGCGACGTCCGCGACAGCGACGCGGAGACGCTGCGCACGCTCCTCGCGCACGCGCCCGCACCCTCCGCCACCGACGTCGACGCGCTCCTCGCCCACCAGCGCTGGCTCGACGTCCTCGGACGCGACCGGCTGGGCACGCGCTTCTACCACGCGCTCGCGCGCACGGTCGCGACGCTCGCCGACGCGGCCACCGCCACGGTCCCCGACGCCGACGCGCGCGCCGACCTCGCGCTCCTCCACACGACGCGCTGCCTCTTCCTCGCCTTCCTCGAGGCGAAGGGCTGGCTCGACGGCGATCCCGCCTTCCTCGCGCACCGCTTCGACGCCTGCATGGCGAACGGTGGCGACTTCCACCGGCGCGTCCTGCGCCCGCTCTTCTTCGGCACGCTCAACACGCCGCGCAGTCGCCGCGCGCCGGTCGCGCGCGCCTTCGGCCGCATCCCCTTCCTCAACGGCGGCCTCTTCGCGCCCACCGCCCTCGAGCGCCGCCACCGGCGCCTCCACCTCGACGACGCCGCACTCGGCACGCTCGTCCACGACCTGCTCGCGAGTCACCGCTTCACGGCCCGCGAGGACGCCGCCGCCTGGTCCGAAGCCGCCGTCGACCCGGAGATGCTCGGCCGCGCCTTCGAGTCGCTGATGCACGCGCGCGACCGCCGCGCCACGGGCGCCTTCTACACGCCGCAGGCGATGGTGGAGCGCGTGACGTCGGCGGGCCTCCGCACGGCCCTCCTCGCGCCCCCGCCACGCGGACACGATGCGCTGCCGCCCACACTGGTCGACGCGTCGCTCGCGGGCCACGACGTCGCCAGCGATCCACGTGCCGCCACGCTGCGCCGCCGCGTGCTCGCGCTGCGCGCGCTCGACCCGGCCTGCGGCTCGGGCGCCTTCCTCGTGCACGCGCTGGAGCGCCTCGCCGATCTCCTCGCGACGGCCGGCGACGCGCGCCCGCTCGCCGACCTGCGGCGCGCGCTGCTCACGCACACGATCTTCGGCGTCGACCGCAACACGACGGCGGTCTGGCTCGCGGAGCTGCGCCTCTGGCTCTCGGTCGTGATCGAGGCGGACGTCGACGATCCGCTCCGCGTCCCTCCACTTCCGAACCTCGACCACAACGTCCGCGTCGGCGACGCGCTCGCGCTGCCGACGGGCCTCGCGCTCCCCGCGGACGCGACATGGGGCGGCGCACCGTGGGGCTCGGGTGCGCCAGTGCGCGCAGGCGGTGCACTGGCGACCCAGCGCGCCCGCTACGCCCGCTGCACGGGCGCCCGCAAGCGCGCCGCCGCCCGCGCCCTCGACGACGCGGAGCGCGCGCGGGCCCTCGCGACGCTCGACCGCGCCCTCCTCGCCCTGCGACACGAGCGCCGCGAGCTGCTCGCCGCCGCCCGCGCGCGCGACCTCTTCGGCGATCGCCGCCCGCCCTCCACGCGCGACCGCGAGCGCCTCCTCGCGCTTCGCCGCGCCATCCGCGCCGCCACCCGCCATCGCCGCGCGATCGCGGACGGCGCCGCGCTCCCCTTCGGCTTCGGGTGGCACTTCGGCGACGCGGCCGCGGCGTCCGGCTTCGACCTCGTCGTCGGCAATCCCCCATGGGTACGTCCGCACGCGATTCCCGCCGCGGAGCGCGACGCGCTGCGCGCCACCTACGCCTGCGCGCGCGACGCCGCCTGGCGCACGGGCGCCGCGCTCGCGGGCGCGGGCATGGGCTTCGGCAGCCAGGTGGACCTCGCGGCGCCCTTCGTCGAGCGCTCGCTCGCCCTGCTGCGGCCGGGTGGCGCGCTCTCACTGCTGGTGCCCGCGAAGCTCTGGCGCGCGCTCGCGGGCGGCGGCCTGCGCACCCTGCTCGCACGCGAGGCGGAGCTGCACGCGCTGGAAGACTGGACCGAGGCGCCCGCGGCCTTCGACGCGGCCACGTATCCATCGCTCGTCGTCGCCACGCGCCGCGCGTCTCACGACGACGCCACACCCGCGCGCGAGACGCACCTCCCTCACGTCGCGATCCGCGTGCACCGCCGCGCCGGCATCGCGGAGTCGCGGCTCGCGCCGCACGCCCTCGCGCTCGACGCCGATCCGGCCTCGCCGTGGCTGCTGCTCCCGCGCGACGTGCGCGCGGCCTTCGATCGCCTCCGCGCCGCCGGCCCCCCGCTCGGCGCCACCTCCCTCGCCCGCGCCACCCTCGGCGTGAAGTGCGGCTGCAACGACGCCTTCCTCGTCGACGTCGAGCCAGGCGACGGCCCGCTCGCCACGGTGCACGCCCGCGGCCGCACGGGCACGGTCGAGCGCGGGCTGCTGCGCCCCGCGCTGCGCGGCGAGGACCTCGCGCGCGGCAGCGACGCGCCGCTCACCAATTCCATCGTCTGGACGCATTGCGACGACGGCGCACCATTGCCCACGCTCCCGCCACGCGCGCTCCGCTGGCTCGCGCCGTGGCGCGCCCGCCTCGCGGCCCGCAGCGACGCCCGCAGCTCGCGCGCCTGGTGGACGCTCTTCCGCACGCACGGCGCGGACGCCCGGCGCCCGCGCGTCGCCTGGGCCGACCTCGCGCGTACTCCGTTACCGCGTCTCATGCCCGCCGGCGATCCGACGGTGCCGCTGAACTCGTGCTACGTCGCGTCGTTCGACGACCCGCGCGACGCCCGTGCGTTCGCCACCCTCCTCGCCGCCCCGCCCCTCGTCGCCTGGCTCGGCGCCCTCGCGGAGCCCGCACGCGGCGGCTTCCGCCGCCATCTCGCGTGGACGGTCGCGCTGCTGCCGGTGCCCGCCGACTGGCGCGCCGCACGCGACCTGCTCGCCGACGCATGGACCGCCACGCCCGGCGCGCGCACGCTCGCGGTCTGCGCGGCCTACGGCATCCCACCGCACGCGCTCGCGCCGCTGCTGGCCTGGGACGCGGGCCTCGTCCACGCCGACGCCCTCCCGCACGACGACGACGCCATGCGCGCCGCGCGCATGGTCCGCGAGCGACACGCCACGCATGCCGCATCATGCCGTCGCTGA
- a CDS encoding glycosyltransferase — translation MTDPALHSWRDAALQAIPWVAAPLVVWWRTRDSRALDDYSGVAPSDAPLISVVIPARDEARNVARCLHSVLGTTWPALEVLVVDDHSTDGTGDIARAIAARDTRVRVLDNPALPDGWMGKQWACATGAAAARGDILAFVDADTTHAPDLLPRAVNAMRARGAALLSVAGRQEMETFWERVVQPQVFAVIAGRFGGTERVSRSRHAVDKIANGQCLLMTRAAYDAIGGHAAVRDAVAEDLKLAQRTHAAGLPVHLLLGESQLATRMYTSLRELVGGWRKNVFAGGREAMPLGRVGRLLFPLLLLFPALMQLWPLALLLAAAAGLLDDWTQVRMATIAVACTLLFWMAIYRRSGLSPLWALLYPLGAGTYLTIVAQAIARGRRVEWRGRVYLSASDPA, via the coding sequence GTGACCGATCCTGCCCTGCACTCCTGGCGCGACGCCGCCCTCCAGGCGATCCCGTGGGTCGCCGCGCCGCTCGTCGTCTGGTGGCGCACGCGCGACTCGCGCGCGCTCGACGACTACTCCGGCGTCGCCCCGTCCGACGCGCCGCTCATCTCGGTCGTGATCCCTGCGCGCGACGAGGCGCGCAACGTCGCGCGCTGCCTGCACTCCGTGCTCGGCACCACCTGGCCCGCGCTCGAGGTGCTCGTCGTCGACGACCACTCCACCGACGGCACCGGCGACATCGCCCGCGCTATCGCGGCGCGCGACACCCGCGTGCGCGTGCTCGACAACCCGGCGCTCCCCGACGGCTGGATGGGCAAGCAGTGGGCGTGCGCCACCGGCGCGGCGGCCGCGCGCGGCGACATCCTCGCCTTCGTCGACGCGGACACCACGCACGCGCCCGACCTGCTCCCGCGCGCGGTCAACGCGATGCGCGCGCGCGGCGCCGCCCTGCTCTCCGTCGCCGGCCGCCAGGAGATGGAAACGTTCTGGGAGCGCGTCGTGCAGCCGCAGGTCTTCGCCGTCATCGCGGGCCGCTTCGGCGGCACGGAGCGCGTCTCGCGCTCGCGCCACGCGGTCGACAAGATCGCCAACGGCCAGTGCCTGCTCATGACGCGCGCGGCGTACGACGCGATCGGCGGCCACGCCGCGGTGCGCGACGCGGTCGCGGAGGACCTCAAGCTCGCACAGCGCACCCACGCCGCGGGCCTTCCCGTCCACCTCCTCCTCGGCGAGTCGCAGCTCGCGACGCGCATGTACACGTCGCTGCGCGAGCTGGTGGGCGGCTGGCGCAAGAACGTCTTCGCCGGCGGCCGCGAGGCGATGCCGCTGGGCCGCGTGGGCCGGCTGCTCTTCCCGCTGCTGCTGCTGTTCCCGGCGTTGATGCAGCTCTGGCCGCTCGCGCTGCTGCTCGCCGCCGCCGCGGGCCTGCTCGACGACTGGACGCAGGTGCGGATGGCGACGATCGCGGTCGCGTGCACGCTGCTCTTCTGGATGGCGATCTACCGACGCTCGGGCCTCTCGCCGCTCTGGGCGCTCCTGTATCCGCTGGGCGCCGGCACCTACCTCACGATCGTCGCGCAGGCGATCGCGCGCGGCCGCCGCGTCGAGTGGCGCGGCCGCGTCTACCTCTCCGCGAGCGACCCGGCCTGA
- a CDS encoding S66 peptidase family protein, producing the protein MPVAAPTFRPPTLALGARVALVAPAGPLLGPNDLPRALETARRLGWEPVVGEHALAHADYFAGDDADRLADLNAALRDPAVDAIWCLRGGYGAMRLLPHVDWDAMRARPRALIGYSDITALHCALAVEVPGLVSYHGPTARAVLTPFSERSFLAALRDGGEPCGEAPAARTLRPGRATGRLAGGNLALLAALAGTRWAPRFDGAIAVIEDVNEATYRIDRMLRQLLLAGCLDGCRAIAFGHCTACPEECDDDGRRSLAAVVTEIADALQVPALLGIPVGHIEDQWTIPLGAPATVDTETRTLTLSA; encoded by the coding sequence ATGCCCGTCGCCGCCCCCACGTTCCGCCCGCCCACGCTCGCGCTCGGCGCCCGCGTCGCCCTGGTCGCGCCCGCCGGTCCGCTCCTCGGCCCCAACGACCTGCCGCGCGCGCTCGAGACCGCTCGCCGCCTGGGGTGGGAGCCCGTGGTGGGGGAGCACGCGCTGGCGCACGCGGACTACTTCGCGGGCGACGACGCCGATCGCCTCGCCGACCTCAACGCCGCGCTCCGCGATCCGGCGGTGGACGCGATCTGGTGCCTGCGCGGCGGCTACGGCGCGATGCGCCTCCTCCCGCACGTCGACTGGGACGCGATGCGGGCGCGCCCCCGCGCGCTGATCGGGTACTCCGACATCACGGCGCTGCACTGCGCGCTCGCGGTCGAGGTGCCGGGGCTGGTGTCGTACCACGGGCCGACCGCGCGGGCGGTGCTGACGCCGTTCTCCGAGCGCTCGTTCCTGGCCGCGCTGCGCGACGGCGGCGAGCCGTGCGGCGAGGCGCCGGCGGCGCGCACGCTGCGGCCGGGGCGCGCGACGGGCCGGCTCGCGGGCGGCAACCTCGCGCTGCTGGCGGCGCTCGCGGGCACGCGCTGGGCCCCGCGCTTCGACGGCGCGATCGCGGTGATCGAGGACGTGAACGAGGCGACCTACCGCATCGACCGGATGCTGCGGCAGCTGCTGCTGGCGGGCTGCCTGGACGGCTGCCGCGCGATCGCGTTCGGCCACTGCACGGCCTGCCCGGAGGAGTGCGACGACGACGGGCGGCGCTCGCTGGCGGCGGTCGTCACCGAGATCGCCGATGCGCTGCAGGTCCCGGCGCTGCTCGGCATTCCGGTGGGGCACATCGAGGATCAGTGGACGATCCCGCTGGGCGCGCCGGCGACCGTCGACACCGAGACGAGGACGCTCACGCTCTCCGCCTGA
- a CDS encoding rhodanese-like domain-containing protein codes for MKTYHDLVAEAKPRITEVSADDVRARLAQGESFTLLDIREPNEWKMGHLPGALHIPRGVMESAIESRVPREQEVVLYCASGNRSVLAADVLQQMGYRKVSSMRGGIRAWADAGGEVE; via the coding sequence ATGAAGACCTACCACGACCTGGTCGCCGAGGCCAAGCCACGCATCACCGAAGTGTCGGCCGACGACGTGCGCGCGCGTCTCGCGCAGGGCGAGTCGTTCACGCTGCTCGACATCCGGGAGCCGAACGAGTGGAAGATGGGCCACCTCCCCGGCGCGCTGCACATCCCGCGCGGCGTGATGGAGTCCGCGATCGAGTCGCGCGTCCCGCGCGAGCAGGAGGTCGTGCTCTACTGCGCGTCCGGCAACCGGTCGGTGCTGGCCGCCGACGTCCTGCAGCAGATGGGCTACCGGAAGGTGAGCTCGATGCGCGGCGGGATCCGCGCCTGGGCCGACGCGGGCGGCGAGGTCGAGTGA
- a CDS encoding NUDIX hydrolase, translating into MSDGGRPALPHALADGLAHPEIARLAAALAARPGRPARIHPDDRPPRHAAVALVLRLREDGTPELLFVKRAEYEGDPWSGHVAFPGGRAEPDDATPWDTAARETWEETGLELRRDGLLLGTLDDLYPRNPALPAIVVRPHVALAAPGPLVLSDELAAAFWVPIRRFGEPGFATTSTVQARGHALTVPSFVHDGHTIWGMTHRIVEQLLERWPPAPRTGPDGE; encoded by the coding sequence GTGAGCGACGGCGGCCGTCCCGCCCTCCCGCACGCGCTCGCCGACGGGCTCGCGCACCCGGAGATCGCGCGCCTCGCCGCCGCCCTCGCGGCGCGGCCCGGCCGCCCGGCGCGCATTCACCCCGACGACCGGCCGCCGCGGCACGCCGCGGTGGCGCTCGTGCTCCGGCTGCGCGAGGACGGCACGCCGGAGCTGCTGTTCGTGAAGCGCGCGGAGTACGAGGGCGATCCGTGGAGCGGGCACGTGGCGTTTCCGGGCGGTCGCGCGGAGCCCGACGACGCGACCCCGTGGGACACCGCGGCGCGCGAGACGTGGGAGGAGACGGGCCTCGAGCTGCGGCGCGACGGCCTGCTGCTCGGCACGCTGGACGACCTGTACCCGCGCAATCCCGCGCTGCCCGCGATCGTCGTGCGTCCGCACGTGGCGCTCGCGGCGCCAGGGCCGCTGGTGCTGAGCGACGAGCTGGCGGCGGCGTTCTGGGTGCCGATCCGCCGCTTCGGCGAGCCGGGCTTCGCCACGACGTCCACGGTGCAGGCGCGCGGCCACGCGCTGACGGTGCCGAGCTTCGTGCACGACGGCCACACGATCTGGGGGATGACGCACCGGATCGTGGAGCAGCTGCTG